One window of the Triticum dicoccoides isolate Atlit2015 ecotype Zavitan chromosome 3B, WEW_v2.0, whole genome shotgun sequence genome contains the following:
- the LOC119274686 gene encoding PR5-like receptor kinase — protein MTQMAAVGVSSPLLLLLLLLLLLLLAATSEATTFYITNGCPYTIWPAALPIGGGMQLDPGKPWTLNTGDTNATRLWARTGCSFDGNGTGTCRTGDCGGLLACKANGRPPNTIAEFRLGGFSSQDFFDISFVEGFNVPMDFLPVPAKGGPGCSKGPRCGANITAQCPTSLKAPGGCNSPCTVFKQDRYCCTGSAASNCSTTDYSDFFKKMCPDAYSYPTDDATSIFSCPAGTNYKVVFCPLTNQATPPSPLPAPPAEVTPSGSTTMKPKSSTVRTVVAILAPIGGFIFLFLLIFYFCKRRTQRRSEMQEEEEEEFGELQGTPMRFTFQQLKSATEQFADKLGEGGFGSVFKGQFGDESIAVKRLDRSGQGKREFSAEVQTIGSIHHINLVRLIGFCAEKSHRLLVYEYMPKGSLDRWIYCRHDKVASPLDWSTRCKIITHIAKGLSYLHEECTKRIAHLDVKPQNILLDDNFNAKLSDFGLCKLIDRDMSQVVTRMRGTPGYLAPEWLTSHITEKADIYSFGVVVMEIISGRKNLDTSRSEESIHLITLLEEKVKSDQLVDLIDNNSNDMQAHTQDVIQMMMLAMWCLQIDCKKRPKMSEVVKVLEGTMKTDLNIEHNFVVTTPANFGSTGNVSSSAPPLASDVSGPR, from the coding sequence ATGACGCAAATGGCAGCCGTGGGCGTCTCTtcaccgctcctcctcctcctcctcctcctcctcctcctcctccttgctgccaCCAGCGAGGCCACCACGTTTTACATCACCAACGGCTGCCCCTACACCATATGGCCGGCGGCTCTGCCGATCGGTGGCGGCATGCAGCTCGACCCAGGCAAGCCCTGGACCCTCAACACGGGCGACACCAACGCCACGCGCCTGTGGGCGCGCACGGGCTGCTCCTTCGACGGCAATGGCACCGGGACCTGCCGGACGGGCGACTGCGGCGGCCTGCTCGCCTGCAAAGCCAATGGCCGGCCGCCCAACACCATCGCCGAGTTTCGGCTCGGCGGCTTCAGCAGCCAGGATTTCTTCGACATCTCCTTTGTCGAGGGCTTCAACGTGCCCATGGACTTCCTGCCGGTGCCGGCCAAGGGCGGGCCAGGGTGCAGCAAGGGGCCGCGCTGCGGGGCCAACATAACGGCGCAGTGCCCGACCAGCCTGAAGGCGCCGGGGGGCTGTAACAGCCCGTGCACGGTGTTCAAGCAGGACAGGTACTGCTGCACCGGGAGCGCGGCAAGCAACTGCAGCACCACGGACTACTCCGACTTCTTTAAGAAGATGTGCCCAGATGCCTACAGCTATCCCACGGATGATGCCACCAGCATTTTCAGTTGCCCGGCCGGCACCAACTACAAGGTAGTCTTTTGTCCCTTGACCAATCAAGCAACACCGCCAAGTCCTCTGCCTGCACCCCCGGCTGAGGTAACACCTAGTGGGTCAACTACCATGAAACCAAAATCCTCCACTGTAAGAACAGTAGTTGCAATTTTAGCTCCTATAGGTGGCTTCATTTTTCTGTTCCTCCTCATTTTCTATTTTTGTAAACGAAGAACCCAACGACGGAGTGAGAtgcaggaagaggaagaggaagagtttgGGGAGCTACAAGGAACACCAATGAGGTTCACGTTTCAACAGCTAAAATCAGCAACCGAGCAATTCGCAGACAAGCTGGGGGAAGGAGGATTTGGGTCTGTTTTCAAGGGGCAATTTGGTGATGAAAGTATTGCAGTAAAACGTTTGGATCGATCTGGTCAGGGCAAAAGAGAATTTTCAGCAGAGGTTCAGACAATTGGCAGCATTCATCATATTAACCTGGTGAGGTTGATTGGTTTCTGTGCAGAGAAATCGCATAGGCTCTTGGTATATGAGTACATGCCCAAAGGATCGTTGGACAGGTGGATCTATTGTCGACATGACAAGGTTGCTTCTCCTCTGGATTGGAGCACACGGTGCAAGATCATAACTCACATAGCTAAGGGCCTCTCTTATCTTCACGAGGAGTGCACAAAACGAATCGCTCATTTGGATGTCAAACCACAAAATATCCTCTTAGATGACAATTTCAATGCTAAACTTTCTGATTTTGGACTATGCAAGCTCATAGACAGGGATATGAGCCAAGTGGTTACCAGAATGAGAGGCACACCTGGATATTTGGCTCCTGAATGGTTGACATCACATATCACGGAAAAGGCAGATATCTACAGCTTTGGTGTCGTGGTCATGGAAATTATCAGCGGAAGAAAGAATCTCGACACTTCCCGGTCAGAAGAGAGCATTCATCTCATCACCCTATTGGAGGAAAAGGTGAAGAGTGATCAGTTGGTAGATTTGATTGACAATAACAGCAATGACATGCAAGCACACACGCAAGATGTAATTCAGATGATGATGCTTGCAATGTGGTGCTTGCAGATTGATTGCAAAAAAAGGCCTAAAATGTCTGAGGTGGTGAAAGTATTGGAAGGTACCATGAAAACAGACCTCAACATAGAACATAACTTTGTTGTAACAACTCCAGCAAATTTTGGTAGCACAGGAAATGTGAGCTCTTCAGCTCCACCTCTAGCCTCAGATGTATCAGGCCCCAGGTGA
- the LOC119274687 gene encoding CST complex subunit STN1-like has translation MDSTAREFTPVPRLSMDSLHLVHLKLLAADLLTLTPRHTSPPSFVRCGHTVARAEVVGVVVSRDRREKFLRFLVDDGTGCVPCVLWLNHQYMNANSSSGALDSDPTGEMALKMSEVVRLGTLLRVRGRIVMYHGAIQIAARDVVLEKDPNVEVLHWLQCVHMAKECYGFPLPSA, from the exons ATGGACTCGACTGCACGTGAATTCACACCAGTGCCACG ACTCAGCATGGACTCCCTTCATCTTGTGCACCTCAAGCTTCTGGCTGCCGACCTTCTCACACTAACTCCCCGACACACATCACCACCTTCCTTTGTTCGCTGTGGCCATACAGTTGCTCGTGCCGAGGTTGTTGGAGTTGTTGTTTCACGTGATCGCAGGGAGAAGTTTCTCCGCTTCCTGGTTGATGATGGCACTGGTTGTGTACCATGTGTCCTGTGGCTGAACCACCAGTACAtgaatgcaaacagttcatccggggCACTAGATTCTGATCCTACTGGAGAGATGGCATTGAAAATGTCGGAGGTGGTACGCCTCGGCACTCTGTTGAGGGTTCGTGGGAGGATTGTTATGTACCATGGTGCAATCCAAATTGCTGCTAGAGACGTGGTTCTGGAGAAGGACCCTAATGTGGAGGTTCTACATTGGTTACAGTGTGTTCACATGGCCAAGGAATGTTATGGTTTTCCACTACCTTCTGCTTGA